A single region of the Microtus ochrogaster isolate Prairie Vole_2 chromosome 2, MicOch1.0, whole genome shotgun sequence genome encodes:
- the LOC101988775 gene encoding olfactory receptor 5AC1-like, producing MEGNRTLLTVFVLRGITDRPELQVPLFLVFFFIYVITMVGNLGLIFLIWKDPHLHTPMYLFLRNLAFTDAFISSSVTPKMLMKFLNRNDMISLGECFAQFYFFCYSVTSEIFLLVAMAYDRYVAICNPLLYLVVMSKRLCTVLISMSYVIGFVNAGLNVGLLFRLTFCKSNVIDHFYCEILPLYTISCTDPSLNALVTFIIASSIQISTSLTIVVSYARVLFAVLNMKSKSGRKKAFFTCSAHLLSVSLFYGTLLFMYVSPGSGPGKTQDKMYSLFYTVVIPLLNPFIYSLRNKEVLGALKKVIKL from the coding sequence ATGGAAGGAAACAGGACCCTCCTGACTGTGTTTGTCCTCAGAGGAATAACAGATCGTCCAGAGCTGCAAGTCCCCCTGTTCCTGGTGTTCTTCTTCATCTATGTCATCACCATGGTGGGCAACCTTGGCTTAATCTTTCTCATCTGGAAGGACCCACATCTTCACACTCCCATGTACCTTTTCCTTAGAAATCTAGCCTTTACTGATGCTTTTATTTCATCCTCTGTGACTCCAAAGATGcttatgaaatttttaaataggaATGACATGATATCCCTAGGTGAGTGCTTtgcccaattttattttttctgttacaGTGTAACTAGTGAAATTTTCCTCCTGGTAGCGATGGCCTATGACCGTTATGTAGCCATATGCAACCCTTTGCTCTATCTCGTGGTGATGTCCAAAAGACTCTGCACTGTGCTAATAAGTATGTCATATGTAATTGGTTTTGTAAACGCTGGACTTAATGTAGGCTTATTATTTAGACTGACTTTCTGTAAGTCCAATGTAATTGACCATTTCTACTGTGAAATCTTGCCACTCTATACAATCTCTTGCACTGATCCATCTCTTAATGCATTGGTGACTTTTATTATTGCTTCTTCCATACAAATCAGCACCTCTTTGACCATTGTAGTCTCTTATGCCCGTGTCCTATTTGCTGTCCTGAACATGAAGTCTAAGAGTGGCAGAAAGAAAGCCTTCTTCACCTGCAGTGCGCacctgctctctgtctctttgttctaTGGCACTCTCCTCTTCATGTATGTCAGTCCTGGGTCTGGACCAGGTAAAACCCAGGATAAAATGTATTCACTGTTCTACACAGTTGTGATTCCTCTGCTAAACCCCTTTATTTACAGTTTAAGAAACAAGGAAGTTTTGGGTGCTctgaaaaaagtcataaaattataa